GCTTCTCTGAACTCGGGTAGGCCCGCGAAAGAGGGATACCTGTGGTTCTGAATCTTCGGGTCATCGAGTGCCCTGTGTAGCGAATCAACTATGTGCTTTGCCGGCCTCTGGTCAGGGTTTCCCACGCCAAGGTCGATTACATCCACGCCCTCTTTCTTCTTCCTGATTGTCGCAAGGTCGAGTTTTGCAAGAGCATAAGGCGCAAGATTCTTGAGACGGGTTGAAGGTTCAAGCATATTGCCTCCTGACGAGTAATCCTGAATGCTATGCCTTTTCGGCAGCAGTCCTACCACCACGCGTGACTATTAGGAGAAAAGTTGCCACGGAAGAGAATACCATAGCAGCAACGAAAGGTACAGATGGCCCGAATCTCTCCCACAGGAAGCCAAAGAGAACGGCTGAGGGAAGAGCGGCGAGCCCAATCGCAGTGTGATAGATTCCAAAGCCTGTGCCCCGTTTCCCTCCTGTTGTCTTGTCCGAAACAAGAGCCCTCGGCACCGTCTCGGTCACCGCACTTACAAAGCCGTAGAGGATGAACAGAAGCCAAATGTGCGCAGGATGGAAGGCAAGCACGAACCCGAGGCAAAGTAACGCATTCAGGACCAGGCCCACAATGAGAACGTTTTCCCGTCCAAGTTTGTCGGAGCTTATGCCCACCGGCATTGCCAGGGCGGCATAAACGATGTTGTAGAGAAGGTAGACAAGCGGAAGAAATCGCGCGCTGATTCCGATATCACTTGCCCTGACCATGAGAAATGCATAGCTCGGGGTCGCGAATGTGAAGACCACCATGATTGAGGTGAGGACAATCAGCCCAGCCGGCGCAGGTGAATTCGGCTTGCGCTCTGCGGCCGCCGGAGGCAAACTCTCAGCTTTTTTTTCTCTGACAGTAAAAATGAGATTGAGACATGCTAGAAGGCCGGGCACCAGAGAGAGCGCAAAAACCATCCTCATGGCATCTTTTTTCACAGACAGTATGAGGAAAGTAATGAGCGTCCCAACGACTGCGCCCATAGTGTCCATGGCCCTGTGAAATCCGAAAGACTTTCCCTGGAATTCTCCACGGGTCGCGTCGGCAATCATGGCGTCCCTTGGCGACGTGCGGATACCTTTTCCAATTCTGTCCGCAAATCTGATTCCGAGCACCTGGGGCCAGGTTTGTGCCACGGCCAGAAGGGGCTTCATCAGATTTGAGAACGCGTATCCAAATACAAGAAAAGGCTTCCTCTTTCCTGCGACATCAGAGACCCACCCGGATGCAATCTTGAGAAGGCTCGATGTAGATTCAGCAACACCCTCGATGAGACCCAGCGATACCTTTGACCCGCCCAGGACCGTTGTTATGAAAATAGGAAGGACGGGCAGAATCATCTCGGAGGAAACGTCGGTGAGAAAACTCGTTATACCGAGGGAAACAACGACCTTTGGCAGGCGGCTCGATTTCTTCGATTCCCTATCCATATTTCTTGAGAAAAATACAGGGGAGCCTCTTTAAGGCCCCCCTTGTTCCAGCTGCATACCACGCGTGGAACCCGAAGCGGAAAGCACCTCAGGTCGTCTTGGTTTCAGTAGGTGTTTCTTTCTTCTTGAAGAAGGAGACTATGTAAGTCAAAACGGCTGCCACTATTATCGCCAAGATGATGTTCATGGCCCCCATCTCCTTTGCCCAGCCGCCTCCGATCATATATCCAATGATAGCTCCAATGAAGCCGGCAATGAAACTACCCCAGATACCACCCGGCATCTTCTTCGCGATTGTTTTTATGATCCAGCCAACAACTATACCTATGATCAGAAGAACTATTATCTTCATCTCTTTATCCCTCCTTCTTCCTTGCGGATTCCACCCCTACCACACGGAACAGTCCCCGGCAGTCACCTCCTTCCCACAGAGATTTTAGTTACACGCAAAGAGGCAAGTCACAGAGAAGAAAAGCAAGATGGGGAGCACCGTCAATTTTCACCAGCAGAGCCAAACTAGCATGAGGCCATAATTTTGTCAATAGTAGTCTGGGCAAGTGTCCCCTTGTCGTTGACCATCTCAGGGACTGTGTGCAATACTACCGCCATGATTCGCGTCACTGCGGGGTCCGTCCTCCAGGCAGCTCTCACGCTTGTTGCTATTCTTCCTTTGAGTCTTTCGCCGCTTTGCTCGGGCGGGATGCTGCTGGAGGCGCAAGGCCAATCTTCCGCTCCAAGCACGGACAATCAGAAACCCCCTGAGACTCGTCTCTCTGAGAGGCCTTTCAAAGTCGGAGAGCGGCTTGAGTTCTCAATACAATACGGACCGGTACAGGCAGGTACGGCATCCCTCCAGATTAGCGACATAACTGATGTCAACGGATATCAGTGTTATCACATTTCCTCGACCGCAGAATCGAACAAGTTCTTCTCCACGTTCTTCAAGGTGCGCGACAAGGTCGAAAGCTTCATGGATGTGAATGGTCTCTTCTCTAGGCGCTTCACGAAAAATGTCAGCGAGGGTGCGTACCGTCTCCAGTACCGGGTGGATTTCGACCACGACAACCTAAAGGCAGTGTACTCGGACGGCACGACTTTTGAGATAGCTCCGAGAATTCAAGATGTCCTTTCAGCCCTGTACTATGTGAGGACACTGGATCTGAAGGTTGGAGATACTGTCGTCATCGAAAACCACACCGACAAGAAGAACTATCCGCTTCAAGTCAAGGTTTACAGGGAAGAAGAAGTCGATACGCCGGTCGGTAAATTCAGATGCCTCTTGCTGGAGCCTCTGTTGCAGGGCGGCGGCGTTTTCCAGCAGAAGGGAAGGCTGCTCGTCTGGGTGACGGATGATGCGAGAAAGGTCCCGGTCCTGATGAAGAGCAAGGTCGTCGTGGGCTCAATCTCGGCCGTGCTCAGGAAGATGAATCTGGGAAGCAAAGGGTAAGAATCGGGTGCCTTGACGAGGGCCGAAGAACGAAATTGCCAAACGCTATGATCTTAGTCTGAGTCGGAGCCCGGATATCGCGGGGACTGAAAATGTCCAGGTACGAAGAAGCTGATTTATCCCTTCTCAAAACGATTCCCATTGAAAAGAGGAAGAGCAAGGTCAGGGTTGAAGATTTCCTGAAGATTCCCGGATCCCGGGGAGCCGCACCGGCGCCCGCGGGGACACAGCTCAGCCCGGAAGCGGAAGACTCTCTTCGCCAACTTGTCAAAGCCATTTGCACCGCAAAAGCCGCCGGGAGGACAATCGGATTCATGATGGGTGGCCACGTCGTGAAGACCGGGGTTTCCCCGGCAGTCATTGAGCTCATGAAAGCCGGCTTTGTCACAGTTGCGGGCATGCCAGGCTCAACTGCCATCCATGATTTCGAAATCGCGATGTGGGGCCGGACCTCGGAGCCGGTCGAAGATGTTCTGGATTCGGGAGAGTTTGGAATGGCTTGCGAGCCCGCGCGGCTCATGAACCATGCAATAAGGAAGGGGAGGGAGAACGCGGAAGGCCTGGGAGAAGCTCTCGGGCGCTTTCTGACCGAGAACCACGCCAGATATTCGGAAAGAAGCATCCTTGCCAGTGCCTACTCGCTGGGGATCCCCGCCACAGTCCACGTGACGATCGGCGCCGATGTGATCCACATGCACCCGGAATGCGACGGCGCATCTCTGGGAGAGCTCTCGCACAGGGATTTCAAAATCTTCGTTGCTGCTCTTAAGAAGCTTGGCGGCGGCGTGCTTGTGAATATCGGCTCTGCAGTCGTCATGCCCGAAGTCTTTCTGAAAGCGGTTTCCATTCTTCGCAACCAGGGAATTGATCTGACAGAGATGGTCACTGCCAATCTCGACAGGATTGCCCATTACAGGCCGACTAAGAATGTTGTGGAGAGGCCTGTATCGAAATCCGGGAAGGGGCTCTTCATTCAGGGTGAACACGAAGTCCTCGTTCCTCTCCTTTGCTCCCGCGTCCTGGAGTATTTCTCGGAAAAACGACATGCAGGATGAAACCGAAGCCGTCCAGCCCAAAAGAGCTCCCAACGCTCTGACCGAGGCTTTCCTCTGGACAGCCCTCTCGATAGGTCTCAGGCTCCTCCTTCTTCCTCCAATGAAGTATCTATATGTTGGGTATGACGGGGCACACTTTGCGTCGATGGCAAGGGATATGGCCCGCGGGCACTTCCTCGATGCGTTGAGCGCCTACTGGCAGCCCCTGTACCCATCCCTGGTCGCTTTTGCTTCTTTCTTTGCACGGGACACGGAGCTTGCGGCGCACCTGACTTCGGTATTCTTCGGCGGTGCCCTCGTCTTTCCTTGCTTCCTCTTCGGAAACGAGCTCTTCGGCAGAAACCAGGCACGGCTCGCGTCTTTTTTTGTGATGATACATTCATCACTCCTTATGGAGTCACGTGAGGTTCTTACCGAGCCGGTCTTCTCCTTCTTCCTGACCTTGACTATCTGGTTTTTCTGGAAGGGAGCCGTGAGAAAAAATGGAGGGTTCTACCAGTTCATTGCCGGACTCTTCGGCGGTCTCAGTTATCTGGCCCGGGCCCAGGGCATTGTTGGCGTGGCTGTTCTTGCTTTCCTGCTTCTTGCCTGGAGAGAGAAGCCCTTCTCAAGAAGGCTGAAAAGCATTCTTGGATTTGCCGTTGGATTTCTGCTTCTAGCATCTCCTTACATTTTCTACCTCAAGAACGCCACTGGGCGGTTCACATTCAGCACTACGCTGTCTGCAAACGCCTTCCTTGCCGAGGCGCGTGAGAACGGCCTGGAGTCAGTGGCACAGCTTGGTCTCACGCCGGGTCAGGATGCAACGTTTGTCGATGCGTACTACTTCGGAAAAGGAGAGAAGATCGCCGATTATGGTTTAGCGGCCTTCTTCGCAAGGAATCCCGGGAGAGCACTTAAGCGGCTCGTTCACGAAGGGGCGAAGGCTCATGGCTTCCTTCCGCATTTACTGCCGCCCGTCGTCTTTCTCCTATTCTGCCTCGGAATCGTCGGCGCTCTTTACGGGGGTAAAGAAAAGAGACTGGCGGTGTGTCTTGCCTTCTTTGTCGGGGGGGCACACGTGCTGAGCTATGCCGCCGTATATGTGTACTTTGCCAGGTACCTCTCGCCGCTTCTCCCGTTCCTCCTGCTCTTTGCAGCAAGCGGCTACGAGGAAGCAGTTCGCTTTGTCGGAGAGAAGTCGGGCCGGAAGCATGCGATGAGTGGACTGATATTCATCCTCTGCGTACTCTCCCTGGGGCAGGCAGCCGTGCAAGAAACATCATTCAAACTGCATCGTTCTCCTTACGCCGCACCGCCTCTTCAGAAAGAAGCAGGCCTCTGGATACGAAACAATCTTGGACAGGGTCTGAATATCATGTCAAGAAAACCTGGGCTTGCATTCTATGCCGACGGGAAGCCCGTATCGCTGCCCATCGCAGACAGTCGGACTTCCCTCGAGTATGCAGAGAGAAGGAACGTGGATTTGATTGCAATATCGTCGTCAGACGAGATTGACGAGATGTACCTTCCGCCGGGAGCAAGAACCGGCATCCTGTCGCTCTCGAAAGCCAAGCCGCTTCCCGAGAATATCGTTTTCTTGAAATCGTGGAAGGATTCTCAGGACAGATGGCTCGACCTGTACCGGTTCTCAAAGTGAGGTAAATCGGGTTGTTTGATATCTCTGCAGCAGAGTTCGCGAGAGGTCTCGGCGCATTTGTTCTCTTATTTCTTTTTCCGGGCTGGCTTCTCCTCAGGCTCCTGCTGAGAAAAGTCTCTGCCTGGCACGAAGTCTTGCCGGCAGCGTTTGCAGGGAGTCTTTTCCTATATCTCCCGACGATTCTGTTGGGAAAGAGCGGTGGAAGCGGGCTTCTTCTTTCCGGGATTTTTCTCGCTGCCGTCAGCCTTGTGCTTCTTTTTCTCAACATCTTTTCCCGGCCCCGGCGAGCCGGTTCAGAAACCTCGTTCCCTTCCAGCGCCAACTTCTTCAATGCGGAGAGCATCTTCCTGGCCGTTTTCCTTCTGATAATTATCTTTTCGATGCTCCGCGAGAAGGGGACGTTCGGAGTTACCCATGACTCACTGGATCACGTGAGTGCGGTCAGGGAGATTGTTGAAACCGGCGCAGTTTTCCCAAGAACCACGTTCTACGCCCAGGGAGATGGGGAGGGGCTTGATCCAAGGAAGGGAATCTTCCAGCCTGCTCTTGCCCTGGTCTCAGTAGTGTCGGGCGTCAACCCCGTCAGGATGTGGATATTCCTGCCGATTCTCCTGGCTCCGCTCCTCGTTCTTTCCTTCTACTCGTTTTCAAAGGAAATGCTCGGGGGGAAGTTGATCTCCGCGCTGTGTCTCGTCTTGTTCTTCTTCTGCTTCGCCGGCTCAGGAGTGAAGTGGCTGAGGATGTCGGCTTACGGAAACAGGGTTGCAGAGGGGGCGGTGTGGATTGCCCTGGCCTATCTCATCAGATACGTACGCGAAGGGAATGCAAGAACGCTTGCATTTTCAGTTCTCAGTTCCCTTGCAGCCGTATCGGTTCACATATTTTCGGTGCTATATCTTGGAATTGCAGGCGGCGGCTACCTTATTTTCCTCTTGTTCTACCGGGGCAGCGACAGACAAGAAGCCGTCAGGCGAATCCTGCACTGCGTCGGCCTTTTCGTTCTCACAATTCTCCCTCTTGCCATTTTTAGAGTCGCAGGATTCGGACCGGCGCTCAATCCCATTCACACTCATGAGCAGGGACTTCTTTATTTCACCAGGAATTTCTACATAATAAACCCGTTCGCCGCCCCCGAGGGGAGTGTGTGGACAACGCTGGTCTCGATTCTGCTCGTCCCGATCGTTTTCAGAATGGCCATGAGGACATCTTCGCGGGTATTCATCCTGAGCTCCACAGTCGTTCCGGTTCTATTCGCTCTTAATCCTCTTGTCGTTCCGGTTCTCGCGCCCAGGATTGGCTATCTTGTCCAGAGGTTCATCTATGTCATCCCATACCTGCAGATTATGTCTCTTTTTGTTTGGGAGGCGCTGCCGTTGATCAGACTTCCCGGAAGGATACTCTTCAAGGCCTATTCGGTATTCGTATTCCTTGTTCTGCTCTTCTTTCTGAATGGAAGTGTCTCATCAACCATCTCTTCATATTCCGGCAGCATCCTGGCTTCAGAGGAAAAGGAAACACCTGTGCCGTGGGTTGGTGCGCTCCGGTTTCTGGATACATCGATTCCCGAACCGTCAGTGGTTCTCTCTGATCCGGTGACAAGTTATTCAATCACGGGGCTCACGAAGCACAGGACCGTCGCGGTATTGCACCAGCACTCGTCACCGGGAGATGCTC
The sequence above is drawn from the Candidatus Eisenbacteria bacterium genome and encodes:
- a CDS encoding MFS transporter, encoding MDRESKKSSRLPKVVVSLGITSFLTDVSSEMILPVLPIFITTVLGGSKVSLGLIEGVAESTSSLLKIASGWVSDVAGKRKPFLVFGYAFSNLMKPLLAVAQTWPQVLGIRFADRIGKGIRTSPRDAMIADATRGEFQGKSFGFHRAMDTMGAVVGTLITFLILSVKKDAMRMVFALSLVPGLLACLNLIFTVREKKAESLPPAAAERKPNSPAPAGLIVLTSIMVVFTFATPSYAFLMVRASDIGISARFLPLVYLLYNIVYAALAMPVGISSDKLGRENVLIVGLVLNALLCLGFVLAFHPAHIWLLFILYGFVSAVTETVPRALVSDKTTGGKRGTGFGIYHTAIGLAALPSAVLFGFLWERFGPSVPFVAAMVFSSVATFLLIVTRGGRTAAEKA
- a CDS encoding GlsB/YeaQ/YmgE family stress response membrane protein, which translates into the protein MKIIVLLIIGIVVGWIIKTIAKKMPGGIWGSFIAGFIGAIIGYMIGGGWAKEMGAMNIILAIIVAAVLTYIVSFFKKKETPTETKTT
- a CDS encoding DUF3108 domain-containing protein, translating into MSIVVWASVPLSLTISGTVCNTTAMIRVTAGSVLQAALTLVAILPLSLSPLCSGGMLLEAQGQSSAPSTDNQKPPETRLSERPFKVGERLEFSIQYGPVQAGTASLQISDITDVNGYQCYHISSTAESNKFFSTFFKVRDKVESFMDVNGLFSRRFTKNVSEGAYRLQYRVDFDHDNLKAVYSDGTTFEIAPRIQDVLSALYYVRTLDLKVGDTVVIENHTDKKNYPLQVKVYREEEVDTPVGKFRCLLLEPLLQGGGVFQQKGRLLVWVTDDARKVPVLMKSKVVVGSISAVLRKMNLGSKG
- a CDS encoding glycosyltransferase family 39 protein; the protein is MQDETEAVQPKRAPNALTEAFLWTALSIGLRLLLLPPMKYLYVGYDGAHFASMARDMARGHFLDALSAYWQPLYPSLVAFASFFARDTELAAHLTSVFFGGALVFPCFLFGNELFGRNQARLASFFVMIHSSLLMESREVLTEPVFSFFLTLTIWFFWKGAVRKNGGFYQFIAGLFGGLSYLARAQGIVGVAVLAFLLLAWREKPFSRRLKSILGFAVGFLLLASPYIFYLKNATGRFTFSTTLSANAFLAEARENGLESVAQLGLTPGQDATFVDAYYFGKGEKIADYGLAAFFARNPGRALKRLVHEGAKAHGFLPHLLPPVVFLLFCLGIVGALYGGKEKRLAVCLAFFVGGAHVLSYAAVYVYFARYLSPLLPFLLLFAASGYEEAVRFVGEKSGRKHAMSGLIFILCVLSLGQAAVQETSFKLHRSPYAAPPLQKEAGLWIRNNLGQGLNIMSRKPGLAFYADGKPVSLPIADSRTSLEYAERRNVDLIAISSSDEIDEMYLPPGARTGILSLSKAKPLPENIVFLKSWKDSQDRWLDLYRFSK